A single genomic interval of Amblyraja radiata isolate CabotCenter1 chromosome 3, sAmbRad1.1.pri, whole genome shotgun sequence harbors:
- the LOC116971339 gene encoding UDP-glucuronosyltransferase 2A1-like isoform X5, with protein sequence MGKADIWLIRTYWDFEFPRPFLPNFVFVGGLHCQPANPLPQEMEEFVQSSGEHGIVVFSLGSMIKNLTTEKADLVAEALGKIPQKVLWRYAGEKPKTLASNTKLYKWLPQNDLLGHPKTRVFITHGGTNGIYEAIYHGVPMLGIPLFADQPDNMAHMKAKGVAVVVNFATLSTQELVVALNTVINDTRYKENAVKLSIIQRDQPMSPLERSVYWIEFVMRHGGAKHLRPAAHSLSWYQYHCLDVVAFLGACVAVFLYLLTKCCLSCCRICRGTKVEKEKTQ encoded by the exons ATGGGCAAGGCGGACATTTGGCTGATTCGAACATATTGGGACTTTGAATTTCCTCGCCCATTTCTGCCCAATTTCGTATTTGTAGGAGGACTACACTGTCAACCAGCAAACCCGCTGCCTCAG gagatggaggaatttgtTCAGAGCTCTGGAGAGCATGGCATTGTGGTGTTTTCCCTGGGCTCAATGATAAAGAACCTCACCACTGAGAAGGCCGATTTGGTCGCTGAAGCACTGGGGAAGATTCCGCAAAAG GTTCTTTGGAGATACGCTGGTGAGAAGCCAAAAACATTGGCATCAAACACAAAGCTGTACAAATGGCTACCTCAGAATGACTTGCTTG GGCATCCCAAAACAAGAGTATTCATCACTCACGGTGGTACCAATGGGATATATGAAGCCATTTATCACGGGGTGCCTATGCTCGGCATTCCTCTGTTCGCTGATCAGCCTGATAACATGGCTCACATGAAAGCAAAGGGAGTTGCTGTGGTTGTTAATTTTGCTACATTGAGTACACAGGAGTTGGTTGTTGCTCTCAACACTGTGATTAATGACACGAG GTATAAAGAAAATGCAGTGAAGTTATCTATAATTCAGCGAGACCAACCGATGAGTCCTTTGGAAAGATCTGTGTACTGGATTGAGTTTGTTATGCGACATGGAGGAGCCAAACATTTGCGGCCTGCAGCACACTCTCTGTCTTGGTACCAATATCATTGCCTGGATGTAGTGGCGTTCCTTGGTGCATGTGTGGCAGTTTTCCTATATCTCCTCACAAAATGTTGCTTGTCCTGCTGCAGAATATGCAGGGGCACGAAGGTAGAGAAGGAAAAAACTCAATGA